A window of the Acidimicrobiales bacterium genome harbors these coding sequences:
- a CDS encoding DUF389 domain-containing protein — protein MTSPAPDEPARLRSPRVWWHRYLDPEERRRVMQELAITKRPHWTFRFAVMLALAVAVAVMGLLANSAAVVIGAMLLAPLMIPVLGLAAALSMGLPKKILLQASRVGIATLGCIALAAAMAALVPTNGPFPDEVISRTSPDIKDLVVALAAGLAGAYATVRADASAALPGVAVAVALVPPLATVGITLEAGRSDLARGALLLYVTNLVAIVLVGLAVFVVTGFVPPRRLAKTSTRLVVSSLVAAIAFVAIAVLLLGATRTATAEAQQNEKINSVVQSWLEQTPGTRITGFDHDVDLNRLSIEVSGPLQPPDKDTLRTLLDPIVGEVLLSVQWIKTEEATTTTVEVTTTLAPTEQELLRSSINEVVDEWLVLEDNGNGYELQGVFLDGNALRVDVIGVGEPPSVNDLSQMLAERIDTPLEVDVTWVRRELTQPGTTEPNPLEIQRDEMADRLSTFATDNGVTVSSFEFDGQRVELELAGPVEPETTDLVLALQAVAGDPDLVVDVYFTQRVRLETTTTTSTSTTTTEP, from the coding sequence GTGACGAGCCCCGCTCCCGACGAGCCTGCCCGACTCCGATCCCCACGAGTGTGGTGGCATCGCTACCTCGACCCCGAGGAACGACGCCGGGTCATGCAGGAGCTGGCCATCACCAAGCGTCCTCACTGGACGTTTCGATTTGCCGTGATGCTCGCCCTTGCGGTGGCCGTCGCGGTCATGGGACTGCTGGCCAACTCGGCGGCGGTTGTCATCGGCGCCATGTTGCTCGCACCGTTGATGATTCCCGTACTCGGGTTGGCCGCCGCGCTCTCGATGGGGCTCCCGAAGAAGATCCTCCTGCAGGCCAGCCGAGTTGGCATTGCCACGCTCGGGTGCATTGCGCTCGCTGCGGCGATGGCCGCATTGGTACCGACGAATGGCCCCTTCCCCGATGAGGTCATCAGCCGCACCAGTCCCGACATCAAAGACCTGGTCGTTGCGCTCGCTGCCGGGCTCGCCGGCGCCTATGCCACCGTGCGGGCCGACGCCTCGGCGGCCCTGCCAGGCGTCGCAGTGGCTGTCGCGCTGGTTCCGCCCTTGGCCACCGTCGGTATCACACTCGAGGCCGGCCGAAGTGACCTCGCACGCGGTGCGCTGTTGTTGTACGTCACGAACCTGGTGGCCATCGTCCTCGTCGGACTGGCCGTCTTCGTGGTCACCGGCTTCGTCCCGCCCCGACGGCTGGCCAAGACATCGACTCGACTCGTCGTCAGCAGCCTGGTGGCAGCGATCGCCTTCGTGGCCATCGCCGTCCTCCTCCTCGGCGCGACGCGGACGGCAACGGCGGAGGCGCAGCAGAACGAGAAGATCAACTCGGTGGTGCAGTCCTGGCTCGAACAAACTCCGGGCACCCGAATCACCGGGTTCGACCACGACGTCGACCTCAACCGGTTATCGATCGAAGTCTCGGGTCCGCTTCAGCCACCGGACAAAGACACGCTGCGGACACTCCTCGATCCGATCGTCGGCGAGGTGCTGCTCAGCGTGCAGTGGATCAAGACCGAGGAGGCGACCACCACCACCGTCGAAGTGACGACCACCCTGGCCCCGACCGAACAAGAACTCCTCCGGTCGTCCATCAACGAGGTCGTCGACGAGTGGCTCGTGCTCGAAGACAACGGCAACGGCTACGAACTCCAGGGCGTCTTCCTCGACGGCAACGCGCTTCGGGTCGATGTGATCGGGGTCGGGGAGCCTCCGTCGGTGAACGACCTCTCACAGATGTTGGCGGAGCGAATCGACACGCCGCTCGAGGTCGATGTCACCTGGGTCCGCAGGGAGCTCACCCAGCCGGGCACGACCGAACCCAATCCGCTCGAGATCCAGCGAGACGAGATGGCCGATCGCCTCTCGACCTTCGCCACGGACAACGGAGTCACCGTCTCATCGTTCGAGTTCGACGGCCAACGCGTCGAACTCGAGTTGGCCGGGCCGGTCGAGCCCGAGACCACCGATCTCGTGCTCGCGCTCCAAGCGGTCGCGGGTGACCCCGATCTTGTGGTCGACGTCTACTTCACCCAACGGGTGCGGTTGGAGACCACCACGACCACGTCGACGAGCACCACGACGACCGAACCGTGA